The Salmo salar chromosome ssa06, Ssal_v3.1, whole genome shotgun sequence sequence gcacaggatacagaagaagGTGTAAGTGGTACAGTGAAGTGGATATTTGCATAGTGGCAATATCAAAAATAGAAAGTGTCCAGATGAAAGTTCAGTacaaatattttataattattaaatgatgcttacccagacacacttgtctaagtTGATTGGTCATGTGAAAGATATGCTATAACCACCCCTCAGCcacatctatactgaacaaaaatataaaaacaacatCATGAATTTCCAAGAtttaactgagttacagtttatagaaggaaatcagttaattgaaatgaattatttaggccctaatctatgggtgggtctgggagggcatAGACCCAGCCACTTGGAAGCCAGGCCCACACACTGGGAAGTCCCAGCCAAACAGAATGAGTTTCCTCACAAATTGCTTTATTACAGAGCGAAATACTCACCAGCGCCCGCActagacatgtacacatattcatgaaatacaatagatggacATAAtcaccccagacacacctggctaacttgatgggtcatgtaatgatctggcgaagtggagtcttttgtttagacatgtagctagctagctagcaaaacaaTTCACCATAATTTCAACCCAtactactagcaatacaaacagattgtcatagctagccaccatgcatgaaatgccttagtatgaatctgcaggtagctaaagctaaccaactaggttcaatgttagctggTTAGCTCAAATTAACCTATAACTaacaatgcaaatggatttctgagataccaataatattactacacagatcatacacgtaatgttagcgagcgagccagcaagctaatgtTTGCTAGCCAGCGAACGGTAcgttttaacttgcaatgaaaacgactttctgacaaaatgtaaaatatgtgaaaatgtagctagactcttacctatatacagtgcattctgaaagtattcagatccctcaAGGGCTGTGGCTCTAGTAGGTGCccttacagacacattacaggacTACAGAAGTGAGGGTTACTTTGGAAAACTATGGAAAGAGGTCGgagagatttacatttacatttaagtcatttagcagacgctcttatccagagcgacttacaaaatggtgcattcaccttatgatatccactggaacaaccactttacaatagtgcatctaaatattttaaggggggggttagaaggattactttatcctatcctaggtattccttaaagaggtggggtttcaggtgtctccggaaggtggtgattgactccgctgtcctggcgtcgtgagggagcttgttccaccattggggtgccagagcagcgaacagttttgactgggctgagcgggaactgtgcttcctcagaggtaggggggccagcaggccagtggtggatgaacgcagtgcccttgtttgggtgtagggcctgatcagagcctgaaggtatggaggtgccgttcccttcacagctccgtaggcaatcaccatggtcttgtagcgatgcgagcttcgactggaagccagtggagagagcggaggagcggggtgacgtgagagaacttgggaaggttgaacaccagacgggctttGATCTTCAATCTAGAGATTGCAGAGCACTGCAAAATAAGTGTACAAACAGTGTGTAAAAGACAGCCTAAAACAAGCTCAAGATTTCACGACTCATTGAGCACTGTAGGACAGAAAAATAGTGACCAAAGTGATGGTGAGAGCTTCCAAAGAGCTATCTTTTATCAGGTGCTTGACAGTCTCACAGCTGACCTGCAGAGGCGTTTTTCAAAGAAGAATTGCAAGATAATGCGAGGGGTCCAGTCTCCCAACCCAAAGAGTACAACATTCTTGAATGGGGAGCCTCTGTTTGCCTTTGCAAACATGAGGTTCATCAAACCAAGCGGCTTCTTGATAAGAGAGAGAAAAGTGAAAGGGACAGACCGTCAActctccttgactttgttgtgtttCTAGAACCTTATAAAGAGGTCTTCCATGAGCTATTTCGACTTTGTAAGATTTCTGTTACACCAGTCAGCAGTGCTTCTTGCGAGAGAAGCTTCTCAGTTTTAAAACTGATTAAAACCCACCTTAGGACAGGTTAAGTCACCTCGGAATTCTCATTGTTGAGTTAAGAAGGGCACAACATGGATGAGTTTGTGAAACATTTTGCCAGTTCTCACCAGAACTGCAGAATTATGCTATTTAAATCTACCTAGGATAATTTGGCCCTCAGGtggtccctctggtcatgatttAAACCTGCACTGTGTACTAGCTAGTACACTGACATTCCAAAATGATAAATCCAAACGGTATCATGTCACACAGATTTAATTTGGTCTTGATTAGGCCAATTCCAAAACTTTTCTTTGCTATTAGTTAACATAATATATATGAGCATAAATATGACACTGTAAGTTTGTAATATTGATGGGcaccaaaataaaaataaaaaattcaagtCCATTTCTTCTTGGATGTCAAATTGcagtgttttttttgtaaatttatgTAACACACAAATGCTATCTTATCTCCTCGGTACTTGAGCTTtattttctgaaaatattttggATGTTCAACACTTATAGACCCAGATTATATATTCATGAAAACAGAGTGACCGAAGTCTCTCCAGTATgtgagtacagtgtgtgtgtgagagagagaaagaagttgAGCTGCAATTCCGAGATAGAGACACTGACTATTCATAGTATGTTAAAGAATTCTATTGAAGTAACCCTTTTGGACCACACTATCTGCCACATAGTGAACTCTGGGTTAAGTGAATTATCACTTCTACCTCTATAATCAGCAATCATAGGATTCATTCATGCTCCTTAGATGCCAGGTTAGGGTTACACACTAATTTTCTCTATCATGGTCCATGGATCCCCTGAAGTAGCCTTGGTAACTCTGGGACTTCATTTCCTGCGgtggtcctcgtgagagccagtttcatcataacgcttgatggtttttgcgactacacttgaagacactttcaaagttcttgaaatgtaatttctttttgcttatttgagctattcttgccataatatggacttggtcttttaccaaataggctatcttctgtataccaaccctaccttgtcacaacacaactgattggctgatacacattaagaaggaaatacatttcacaaattaacaaggtaaacatattaattgaaatgcattccaggtgactacctcatgaagctggttgagagaatgccaagagtgtgcaaagaatataaaatatattttgatttgtttaacacttttttggttactacatgattccatagttttgatatcttcactattattctacaatatagataataggaaaaataaagaaacccttgaatgagttggtgtgtccgaacttttgactggtactgtatatgtttttttaaagtagtcaaaagtttagtatttggtcccatattcatagcacgcaatgactacatcaagcttctgactgtacacatttgttggatgcatttgctgtttgttttggttatgcttcagattattttgtgcccaatagaaacgaatggtaaataatgtattgtgtcattttcgatttacttttattgtaaataacaatatatGTTTCTAAAAACTTATACATGAATGTtttaccatgattatggatagtcctgaatatattgtgaataatgataagtgagaaagttaatgcacaaatatcataccccacaaaataatctgaaacgcaaccaaaacaaacagcaaatgcatccaagtgCGTGGAGTCACAAACGTGATGTgatcattgcatgctaggaatatgggaccaaatactaaacttttggtTAGTTTATTACACATActgtataagtgaatttgtcccaatacttttggtcccctaaaatggggggactagatacaaaagtgctgtaatttctaaacggttcacctgatatgaatgaacataccctcaaattaaagctgacagtctgcactttgacctcagtcattgtatcatttcaaatctaaagtgctagagtacagagccaaaacaaaatatttgtcactgtcccaatatctttggagctcactgtagatTAAGCAACACTTGTTTCCAACTACCACCTCACCTTTAGTAATGTTGCTGTAAGGGGAGCTGATGGCTTGGCTGTTGGAGAGGGTTCTGTAGAGACAGCTGTAACTGCCCTGGTGTGAATCGTCCATCTTAAACTTTGTTAAAGTAGCCCTGGGCTGTGAGGATCCAACGGTCACATTCATGACGGAGTCTCCATTCAGATAGAAGATGAATTCCACAGCATTACAGAGGATACGGGATGGAAGAGTGCAGGTGAGTTGGACCTCCTCTCCATGCAAGAAGGCAGAATACGACGGGTCTGTGGAGAGTGAAGGCTTCTGCAGGACGACACCTGTTGGTCAAAGACGTAGTTTAGTGAGGAAACAATAATCACAACCTATCTGGTCTTCATACTAAGTTAAGTTTCTTTGTGCAACGGTCAACTCTCCACTAGGTGGCAGAGCAGGCTACAATACTGCAGTAATATGCTTTTTAGGATTTTCTCTATGAAGAGACCTTTCTGCACAATTCAAACCAAATGCTGATAAAACTCAAGTCTAGACAAGGCAAAGAGACTCCCTTACCTGAACAAATAACACCTGCGTCGTTACCATGATTACAGTTATATGTTCCTCCTGTGTGTGGGCACTGTGTGATGGAGCACTCCCTGCCAGAGCAGCCAACATCATCCTGCCAGATGGGCCCACTGCCCTGACCAAAGTAGGCCCTCTCTGGGGCACTATCAGCTCTCCCACAGCCAAGCTGTCTGCAAACCACAGCAGCGTCATTCAAGTCCCACACGTCGTCACACACGGTTCGCCAGTGACCAGTTTGATAGACCTCCACCCTCCCAGAGCAGAGGTCACTCCCATTGACCAGTCTGATATTAGGTTTAACTAGGAATGAAATTAGAAAATTAAAGAGGAAATGGAAGCCTTGCAGTATAATATTCAACTAAATCGATGCCAAGTTGACACAACTAAAATCAAGGTATTTCTACTTTTATCAACCACAATAGCAACACAGGGACTTTTCTTACCTGAGCAGAAAACACTGGCATCTTGAGCCTGTAAACAGTCATGGTGTTTCAATCCTCCATGTGAACATTCTGTGAGGGAGCTCTCAGTGCCTTTACACCCAACATCATCCAGCCAAGTAGGCCTGCCACCACTACCCTGACCTATGTGGGTACTACCTTGGACACTCACAGCCCTCCCACAGCCCAGCTGGCCACACACCACATTGGCATCGTTTACGTCCCACCTCTGGCCACACACTCGTACCCACTGGCCCTTGAAAAGAATCTCTACTGTTCCCGAGCAGCGATTAGTGCCATTGACCAGCCTGATCTCTTCATCAGCTCAAGAAGAGGAAAATAAATGATTAATAATGATCAATAAGCAAATTAACACCGTCAGTATTGTCAAAGCTGTTCTATTAAAAGTTGTTACAAATATGTTGCTTAACCTTTTAGGACTTTAACAgcattttaaaacttttttgagACTTGTGTTCACATGTAAATGAACACTTACCTGCCAATGAAGATAACACCATTTGATGAGCTGTTGGGGAGAAACACAGTGAAAtcttatgaatgtattgtaatgcttaaattttttttataactgccttaattttgctggaccccaggaagagtagccttggcagcagctaatggggatcaataataaatataaataaatacagacaACCAAAACATTATAATTAAAACAAACATTTACTGAGGTTGCCATTTCTAAATGGATAACACCTTACTATAATGTCcagtaaaaaaaaatcacacattTAAATATACGTTTGCTCACCATTTAATAAATGTTACTGTTACATTTATAAATGTTAGTAagctatatatagatatatagatagttATTGACACATTTATAAACAACTTTAAACGTAAACCCAGCAAGCAAACATAATTTGCATATGCTGTTGTGGTATTTAAACCATTTGTAAAGCCGGATGGTTGTCTTTTTTTAGCTCAAAGATTTCCTTTGTGAAACTGCCCTGTGAGATGTGTGTCATGTACCATAGTTAACTTGTTGTGGTTAACATTTGCCAGACTCTCACAGACCAACTGCTTAGTATACAGATAAAgcttcatttaaaaaatatatatatatttctcacaTTATAGCGCTCTTCTAAAATCAGCTAATCCTGCTTTCTGCAAAAAGCTATGAATGACTCCACACTTTATTTTATGAAAAAGTTTCCTCACTTGATGTTGACTTACGTTATTTCCTGATATAAAATGGATGACTGGAAGAACACTTAACTCTAGAGTCAGATGTTAACAGTGTAGGGAGATCTGtgtgacagccagagagagagtg is a genomic window containing:
- the LOC106607412 gene encoding deleted in malignant brain tumors 1 protein-like — translated: MVLSSLAADEEIRLVNGTNRCSGTVEILFKGQWVRVCGQRWDVNDANVVCGQLGCGRAVSVQGSTHIGQGSGGRPTWLDDVGCKGTESSLTECSHGGLKHHDCLQAQDASVFCSVKPNIRLVNGSDLCSGRVEVYQTGHWRTVCDDVWDLNDAAVVCRQLGCGRADSAPERAYFGQGSGPIWQDDVGCSGRECSITQCPHTGGTYNCNHGVVLQKPSLSTDPSYSAFLHGEEVQLTCTLPSRILCNAVEFIFYLNGDSVMNVTVGSSQPRATLTKFKMDDSHQGSYSCLYRTLSNSQAISSPYSNITKDGGKVIGSGEPGGRFQRKRGPTRQLRSLSRSSARGSPPAPSP